The DNA sequence AAAATCTTTACATGTAAAAGAAGGAGCAGGCTTTTAAATGCTATAATAATGGTAGAGCAATAAAATCCTGTAAAAGAGAACCTATCAAAACAAAACCCATAAAACCAAAATCAGCAACTAAAAAAGTAGCACCAAGAGCACGAAGAGCTACGGCACAGAAGAGTCCTAAACGTTCCTCATTGCTTTTAAATCTCTTAGCAAGCGCTCTTGTTATTTTTTTTGTAGCGTTTGGCATTAAATACGCCATAGACCATACGATCAATTACAATCCATTGCTTGGAAAGTGGAGGGCACAAACCGCTTTAGGGATTATGGAAATAGAGTTTGACCGTAGTAGCATCTCCTCTTTTGGCACCAAAAATCCTGTAACGTATGATGTTTCAGAAAACAAAGTCATTGTGATTGATGATACCATCAAAGTAGGTAATACCTATAAAATTGTTGATGAAAATACCATTTCAACAGAAATAGGTGGATTTAAAACCGTTTATAAACGGGTGAAGTGATATAATGGTCTGTTTTAAAAGAGTCGACATAGGAAGTGATTGACTTCAAACTAAAATCCTAAGAGACAATTTGTATTTATACGAAAAACAAGGCCTTTACAATGTTCCATAAAGAAAATAACACGCTCGACCTACTCGAACAATTCTCCCAAAATACTCAAAAAACGAATCATGCCGAAGATGATAAAAATAAAATCATGTTTCGAGAATTAGGGCAATTTATATCCAAAACGGATAAACGAGGAAGCAAGAGTAGTTTTGGTATAAGCACTTTGATTTGGTATGCAATCATTGCTGGTATTCTCTTTTTTGCATTCAGAGAAATATTTTTTCTCAACCAAATCAATAATTTCTCAGATGTTATCTCGACAATCAATAAAGTGATTGTCGAGGGAACCAATACAGTAACGGAAACAATAACAGAAATACAAAAAGCCGCCAATAAAGCTTCTCAAAATGCAAGTAATCAAAAAGAAGAGAGATAATCGTCGATAAAAAAAGCCTTTCTATCGACGTAAGTGGTTATTATAACTGAGGTAGAGTTTTTTATGGAACAGGTTGTATAACCACACTAAATGGCATGTTGTTGTGTTTTTGACTGGATTCTCCATGTATTGTAAAAGTGTTGTGAAGCTCGTCAAATTTATACTCTTGATAACGTTGTGAAAATCCCGTGTGGTACTTATGCGAATCGAACTCACCAATGGTAATGGTGTCAACGTATTCTGGATTGTTCATATAAAACGTAACGGTAGCGATGGAAGATTCTACAAGGTCATGGTTAATGTAGTAATTGACTAAAAATTTCTCTTTTCCAACACCTAAATCATAAGTTATTTCATTTTTATCTAAAAATGCCTTCATCATTGCATTTGCTGTGTCGCCCATTCAATCCCTTTTAACTTCATATTCTACAATTTTATATTTTCTCATTTGTATTTTATCTTAAAGATGATGATTAAGGTATGACATTTCAGAAACGATCAAAACTAAGTCGCTCATACGTGTGCATAAAGCTTTAACCAAATCTAGTTTGCTATCGACACCATTTATTCATCGCATCAAAATTGATTGCCCAAAGACCTTTTTTCGCTTCTTTGGCACTTTTCAAATCTTTTTCAAGTTCGCCAGGGTAGGCAACTTTTTTATAGATGCACGCGTAACCATCTTTAATGATTTGAGATGAATAGTCTACTCCATCCTTACTTACGGTTGCTAGCATGCGTCCTGATTGATCTTTTTTGTCTGAGTCAACGACAACTTTGTCACCTTTTTTAAAAAACTTGGAAGCATACTCACTTGCCAATTTTCCTAATTCTTGTTCATCTTTAGCCAAGATACCCGCTCTCTTGGCATCTTTTTCAAGCTTTGTACCACTGTTTTTTAGAGGTGTTTGTATGTAGAGCACTCTAACTTTTTCTTCTTTTTTATCTATCATTATATGAAAGACTTCGCCATCGGTGACTTTGGTTACGATTCCCGTACTTTCTGCTGCAAAAAGAGGTAGGGTTGAGAGCATAGAAGCAATGACCAATTTTCTAAACATGCTATTCCTTTTGAAGGGTTGTTTTTTTCTTAAGCGGATTATAGCATTTTGGTACAAAGCTTGTGTTTTGAAAAGAAGAAATCGATAAAAAAGTTAAATTGACTTTAGAAGTTTTATTTGTGGAAGTTAAGTAAATGAAGAAAAATGGTTGCGGGAGCCGGACTTGAACCAGCGACCTTCGGGTTATGAGCCCGACGAGCTACCAACTGCTCTATCCCGCGACGGAAGATGTAAAAGGTGGATGGGGTAAAGGGATTCGAACCCCTGAATGACTGGACCAAAACCAGTTGCCTTACCGCTTGGCTATACCCCAATGCCTTTAACGAGGTGAAATTATAGTCACTTTTAATTTGTTTGTCAAGGGGAATTTACTATAATCAATGAAATAATTTTTTGGAGCGAAAATGCCGATACAAAGAGTCAAACAAGCGATAGAAGATATCAAGCATGGCAAGATGGTAATGATGGTGGACGATGAAGATAGGGAGAACGAGGGAGACCTTGTTTACGCTGCAACATTTTCAACTCCTGAGAAAGTTAACTTTATGGCTTCAGAGGCCAAAGGCTTGATTTGTGCTCCTGTCACCGAAGAGATTGCAAACCGTTTGGGACTCAATCCCATGGTGAAAAACAATGACTCTCAGCATGAGACAGCCTTCACCGTTTCAGTGGATGCACGTGTATGTACGACGGGTATTTCGGCTTATGAGCGTGACATTACGATCAAAATTCTTGCAGACTCACTCTCTCAACCTTCTGAGCTTGTAAAACCAGGTCATATCTTCCCGCTAATAGCGCGTAAAGGAGGAACACTTGTTCGTACTGGGCACACAGAGGGGTCGGTTGATCTTTGCCGTTTAGCAGGGCTTTGTGAAGTTGCAGTCATCTGTGAAGTCATGAAAGAAGATGGACACATGGCACGTCGTGATGATCTTGATCTTTTTTGTAAAAAACACAACATTAATATTGTGTATATTTCTGATATTGTGGCGTATCGCATGCAGTCTGAATCATTGGTGCGTGAAATTTTTTCTTCCAATGTTCAGTTCTTTGGCGCGCAAACACGTAAGATTGATATGGTAGACCACGAAGGCAATCACCACATCGTCTATGCTTTTGGCGAGATTGGCAAAACAAGTGCCGTGAAGTTTCACCATATTTTGCCAGATAATGAGCTTTTTGCTGATGAACAAAAGTACCAAGGTATTTTAAAAGCGATTGAGTATCTTAAAAAGAACAATGGTGTTTTCATCTTTGTCGATAGCGAATACAGCACAAACCAAGAATTACGTGAGTTTGGCATTGGGGCTCAAATTCTTAAAAAGCTGGGTATTGAAAATATTGATCTTATTTCGATTACAAAACATAAAGATTATGTTGGTCTTTCAGGCTTTGGGCTCAATATCAATCAAGAGATCGTTCTATAATCTTTACATGTAAAGGGGTGTGAATGGATTTTTTTCTTCTTTCATCACTCGTACTTTTAGCTGTGACTGCCATTATGGTGACCATCTCCAAACATATAGGGCTTGGCTCCATCTTGGGGTTGCTTATTGCTGGAATTATTGTAGGACCTCACACCCCAGGTCCTATCGTGACAAGCGAAGTGGAGAATCTACGCCATTTTACTGAATTTGGTGTGGTGTTACTGCTCTTTGTCATCGGTCTTGAGATGCAACCTTCCAAGCTTTGGTCGATGCGAAAAGAGGTTTTTGGCTTAGGCTCACTTCAAGTCATCGCCTCTGGCATTGTGCTGGGGCTTTATATGAATTTTTTTGTTGATCGTTTCAGTGTCGCAATGCTTTTAGGCTTCACGCTGGCTCTTTCTTCTACCGCGTTTGTTATGCAATTGTTACAAGAAAAAGGGGAGGTTGCCAGCGAGCATGGTAAAAGTGCTTTTGCGATTTTGCTCCTGCAAGATTTGGCGGTTGTTCCTCTTTTAGCCACGCTTCCTTGGCTTGCTCAAAGCCAAGAAAATACGCAGAGTTCATGGATAGAAAGCATTGTAATGGTCATCTCAATGGTCGCATTGCTGATTGTTTTTGGACGTTATATTATTCCTAAAGCACTCGACAAAGTGGCAAAACAGCGCAATAAAGATGCCTTTTTACTTTTGACGTTACTGAGTGTTGTGCTCTCCGCATATTTGATGGATCATGCAGGGCTTTCAATGGCTCTGGGTGCGTTTTTGATGGGTATGTTTCTCTCCACTTCACGCTATAGCTATCAAATCGAGTCTAGTTTGGAGCCTTTTAAAGGCATCTTGATGAGTCTCTTTTTTATCGCCGTTGGCATGTCCATTGATTTTAAAGCTATTATGAATGATCCATTGGTTTTTTCTGAGCATGTGGTCATGATTTTGGTGCTAAAAGCGGTTGTTATTTTTGGGTTGATGCTTGCCTTTGGTGCTTCAAAAAGTAATGCCATCAGATTGGCATTTTTGCTTAACCAAAGTGGCGAGTTTGGTTTTGTTCTTTTTGGCGCGGCTAAAGCGCTTGGAATTATCGACGATCAGCTCTTTGTTGTTGGCATTGGTGTTATTTCTATTAGTATGTTGGTAACGCCTGTGCTTTACAATTTTGGGTGTAAACTGGCTCATAAACTTACCAATGCCTCACCTTTTTCATACCTCCATGCTGATGAAGAGAGTGAACAAAAAGTGGTTATAGCTGGGTATGGCAATACGGGTAAAGTGATTGCAAAGATGCTTAAAAACAGCTCCATCCCGTTTATGGTTTTTGATGTAAACCCTACCGAAGTCGCCATCGGGCGCAATGAGGGCTTACCTGTTTTTTTCGGCGACATCACGGATTTAAAGCTACTCAACACCATCAAGCTGGAACAAGCTTCGATGATCATCGTTTCAATTGACCACAGTTTAAATGCCATCAAGGTTGTGAAGCACATTAAGGAGTACTATCCGCACATTAAGATTTTAGCACGTGCTTTAGACATCAAAGCGATGGATAAGCTTCTTTTAGCAGGGGCTAACTGGGTGATTGCTGAGACGCTTGAGAGTAGTATTCGAACAGGAGCAGAAGCGCTGAGTCTTATGGGATCTTCACCTGAGGAGATTCATACGCTTTTAGAGGCTCTACGAAAAAACGAGTATGAGCTGATCCGTGAAATGACTAAGGGCTAAATAATGTTTACATGTAAAGATAGAAAGGAGCGTAGAATGCGTCGTTTGTCGGCTACTTTGAGCACTTTGCTCGCTGTGAGCATGATGGTAGGTTGTGCGGCATCCTCATCTCAAGATAATCAAACAGAAGCGATGAGTGTCGATGTTAACCAAACTGGCGCTGTCGACATTGCTTCAGAGGTAAGGTTACAAGAAGTGTACTGGAGACTGATAGGGGTAGAGGGTAAAGCGGTTCTTCAAAATGCCAATGAGCGCGAAGCCTACATCATTTTAAAATTGGAAAAACAGCGACTCCAAGGCTTTGGTGGATGCAATATTTTAATGGGAAGTTACGATATAAGCGAAGCGGAACACAAAGTACACTTTTCGCGTGTTGCTTCAACCATGATGGCATGTCCTCGCTTGTCTGACGAGTCTGCTTTTTTAAAAGTATTGGAGCGCGTTGAGCATTATCGTATTCAAGATGGTGTTTTACTGCTTCAAAAAGAGGGTAAAACGATGGCGACATTTGAAGCGGTTTATCAGCCTTGAGAAGGCACTTTCTTCGTGCAACACGCTTTACGCATTTCTAAAAGGCTTTTGGTGTGCGAGCCAAGCCCTTCAAACGCATTTTGAGATTCTAAGAGATCGTATTCTGC is a window from the Sulfurospirillum oryzae genome containing:
- a CDS encoding thermonuclease family protein; the protein is MFRKLVIASMLSTLPLFAAESTGIVTKVTDGEVFHIMIDKKEEKVRVLYIQTPLKNSGTKLEKDAKRAGILAKDEQELGKLASEYASKFFKKGDKVVVDSDKKDQSGRMLATVSKDGVDYSSQIIKDGYACIYKKVAYPGELEKDLKSAKEAKKGLWAINFDAMNKWCR
- a CDS encoding bifunctional 3,4-dihydroxy-2-butanone 4-phosphate synthase/GTP cyclohydrolase II, which translates into the protein MPIQRVKQAIEDIKHGKMVMMVDDEDRENEGDLVYAATFSTPEKVNFMASEAKGLICAPVTEEIANRLGLNPMVKNNDSQHETAFTVSVDARVCTTGISAYERDITIKILADSLSQPSELVKPGHIFPLIARKGGTLVRTGHTEGSVDLCRLAGLCEVAVICEVMKEDGHMARRDDLDLFCKKHNINIVYISDIVAYRMQSESLVREIFSSNVQFFGAQTRKIDMVDHEGNHHIVYAFGEIGKTSAVKFHHILPDNELFADEQKYQGILKAIEYLKKNNGVFIFVDSEYSTNQELREFGIGAQILKKLGIENIDLISITKHKDYVGLSGFGLNINQEIVL
- a CDS encoding monovalent cation:proton antiporter-2 (CPA2) family protein, with translation MDFFLLSSLVLLAVTAIMVTISKHIGLGSILGLLIAGIIVGPHTPGPIVTSEVENLRHFTEFGVVLLLFVIGLEMQPSKLWSMRKEVFGLGSLQVIASGIVLGLYMNFFVDRFSVAMLLGFTLALSSTAFVMQLLQEKGEVASEHGKSAFAILLLQDLAVVPLLATLPWLAQSQENTQSSWIESIVMVISMVALLIVFGRYIIPKALDKVAKQRNKDAFLLLTLLSVVLSAYLMDHAGLSMALGAFLMGMFLSTSRYSYQIESSLEPFKGILMSLFFIAVGMSIDFKAIMNDPLVFSEHVVMILVLKAVVIFGLMLAFGASKSNAIRLAFLLNQSGEFGFVLFGAAKALGIIDDQLFVVGIGVISISMLVTPVLYNFGCKLAHKLTNASPFSYLHADEESEQKVVIAGYGNTGKVIAKMLKNSSIPFMVFDVNPTEVAIGRNEGLPVFFGDITDLKLLNTIKLEQASMIIVSIDHSLNAIKVVKHIKEYYPHIKILARALDIKAMDKLLLAGANWVIAETLESSIRTGAEALSLMGSSPEEIHTLLEALRKNEYELIREMTKG
- a CDS encoding META domain-containing protein; protein product: MRRLSATLSTLLAVSMMVGCAASSSQDNQTEAMSVDVNQTGAVDIASEVRLQEVYWRLIGVEGKAVLQNANEREAYIILKLEKQRLQGFGGCNILMGSYDISEAEHKVHFSRVASTMMACPRLSDESAFLKVLERVEHYRIQDGVLLLQKEGKTMATFEAVYQP